The following are encoded in a window of Arvicanthis niloticus isolate mArvNil1 chromosome 1, mArvNil1.pat.X, whole genome shotgun sequence genomic DNA:
- the Cnfn gene encoding cornifelin isoform X2, translating to MSYPVTSQPQCTNTCYQTQLSDWHTGLTDCCNDMPVCLCGTFAPLCLACRISDDFGECCCAPYLPGGLHSLRTGMRERYHIQGSVGHDWAALTFCLPCALCQMARELKIRE from the exons ATGTCATATCCAGTGACTAGTCAGCCTCAGTGCACCAACACCTGCTACCAGACACAGCTCAGCGATTGGCACACGGGTCTCACCGACTGTTGCAACGATATGCCCGTCT GTCTGTGCGGCACTTTCGCTCCGCTGTGCCTCGCCTGCCGCATCTCTGACGACTTTGGGGAGTGCTGCTGTGCGCCCTACCTACCCGGAGGACTGCACTCTCTGCGTACCGGCATGCGGGAGCGTTACCACATCCAG GGCTCCGTCGGGCACGACTGGGCTGCCCTCACCTTTTGCCTGCCCTGCGCCCTCTGTCAGATGGCTCGGGAACTGAAGATCCGAGAGTAA
- the Cnfn gene encoding cornifelin isoform X1 — protein sequence MQFEMHDHVKGKAMSYPVTSQPQCTNTCYQTQLSDWHTGLTDCCNDMPVCLCGTFAPLCLACRISDDFGECCCAPYLPGGLHSLRTGMRERYHIQGSVGHDWAALTFCLPCALCQMARELKIRE from the exons ATGCAGTTTGAGATGCACGACCACGTGAAAGGCAAAG CCATGTCATATCCAGTGACTAGTCAGCCTCAGTGCACCAACACCTGCTACCAGACACAGCTCAGCGATTGGCACACGGGTCTCACCGACTGTTGCAACGATATGCCCGTCT GTCTGTGCGGCACTTTCGCTCCGCTGTGCCTCGCCTGCCGCATCTCTGACGACTTTGGGGAGTGCTGCTGTGCGCCCTACCTACCCGGAGGACTGCACTCTCTGCGTACCGGCATGCGGGAGCGTTACCACATCCAG GGCTCCGTCGGGCACGACTGGGCTGCCCTCACCTTTTGCCTGCCCTGCGCCCTCTGTCAGATGGCTCGGGAACTGAAGATCCGAGAGTAA